The Drosophila nasuta strain 15112-1781.00 chromosome 2R, ASM2355853v1, whole genome shotgun sequence genome segment CGGCGGAGATTGAAACCTCCACGGAGGAGCGCAAACGCAAATCACACAAAACGAAGCGAGCGCCGCCAGTGCCAGCTCCAAATGTGCTCGGTGGCTACAGCAAGGGAGCAGCATCCAGCTCCGGTCGCAGCAATAATATCGTATGCAACAATGGCCATGTGAATCGATTGCATCATCATGGTCAGAAGAAGCCAACGACGCCCACAATGCCGATGGCCATGCCGCTGCCCATGCCCAATGGCAATGCGAATGCCCGCAAGATCAGCGATCTGGTTGGCGCTGTGGGCGCTGTGAGTGCAGCCGGAGATGGTGATATACTGACACGTGTGGCCATTCCAAGATCGGGAAGTTTCCTCAACACCGGCGGACTGACGCGCTACAAATCTCGAGCGGCACGACGCACCAACTCGGGCAAATTGggaggcggcggtggcggaggAGGGTGAGTAGACATACTAACGCATTAGGGTCAGCTAGCTGTGTATTTATTAACTGTGTGGCTGACCCGAAATTGGGTTTAACATTGTTCTACAATTTTTGGTGAAAAGGTTTGGTTTGGTTGATTGGCATCGTTTGAATTGTGCTTCTAGTTCCCCACTTGGTTTCAGTGAATTGTTTAATGAATTTCGACTGCACGAGAATCTGCATTCGTTGGACGACATTCTGTACGCCATCATCGATGCCGATGGCATGTCCTTCAACGATCTCAAGCCCATCTACAAGGAGTTTCTGCTCAAGCTTGCTGTCACGTTGACACAGGACGAACTCTTTCAGCGCTCGAAGAACATTATGCGACGacagaagaaaaagaaacaaaagcgCAAGACCAGCTTGAATGGCTCACAGGTAAGCAATATATATGCTGGTGAATattccgtctgtctgtctgtctgcatGCTTAAACACTTTCAACTCGGCAACTATAGAAGTTAATGCCATCAAATTTTCAGTCAACAATCTTCTATTGTTACTCATTAATGCAGCTTTCTTAATTATCTATATTCACTTTACTTTACAGAAGAAAACGAAGAGcattttctttggcaccaAGAGCCTGAAGAAGGTTTTTCAACTCGGTCAGTTTCGCAGCTGCCGCGGCAAACTGACAAAGCCCACGCATGCCAAGGATTCCTCGGGCACCATGGAGAGCTCCGGCAAGCGGCGACTGACGCCTCCCATCATCATTGGCCCACCGACGAGCCAAagccatcagcagcagcaacgcaatCGAGCGGCCACAAGTGGCTCCGATGTCTCCGTGGTGCGTAATGAACATGCTCTCCAAGGCATTCatcgcaacagcagcagcgggtaAGCAAAATATGGCATAGAGAGCTAACTACACAGAGAGAATATAGGGAGAAGTTTTGAATTCTGGCTACAAAATTTAATGTCATAAAGAGACTATCCCAAAAAAAAcctgaaatcaataaaatgaaaagccaatatttagttagttttattttcaacatattattcttttttttgggtatatagtagtaatttttttcattttccatttaatttttgtgttattcttttttataaatttgtaaatatttttatttgttaataaagttaaaatttaacttttcatAAACTcatatttttatctttatttaaaatattgcttAAATCGTGAATGAAATTTAGACACCTCCTTGAAAGGACTAGTAGAaaacattcaacatttttttttagtttagtaaATCCATCAAATTATAGAATTTCAAGATGATtagtttccatttcaattgttAATGTACTAAACTATAGTCAAACTTTTCTCTCTGCGTATAACTAGTGTACTGTCATCAAAACTAATCCACTTCTTCCTCTGTAGATACGTCTCTTGCTCGGAGTGCAGCTACGACTCGGAGTCGTGCACTTGTGCCTCGGCAGATCGCTGCTACTGTAGTCTGCGCACCGAGCATCTGAACCACAAGTTGCGCCAGAAGAACGAACGCAACATGGCCATGGCCAATGCAAGGAAGCCAGCTGGCAATgcagccgcaacagcagcggcagcaggaGCTGGCAATCGCCATTCTCTGATATCGTGCAAGTCGGATGAGAAGTGCTACTGCTCCATGGTGGAGGAGGAGCCCAACAGCACACTGGAGCACGACTCGGCCAATTCGCACTCAGACACAACAACCTGGTGTGACACCGACAGCTGTGTGAGTGCCAGCAAATGCTACTGCAAGCGCACGCATCGACGCCAGCGGGTGAATGCGGCACCTGTGAGCGAGGATTCGCTGAATCAACAGCATAGATCGCGAGCCAGCTCAAGGAAGCCCAAGCCGAGCGAGAAACTGGGACTCGACTACGAGCTCTTCACCATTGGCGGCAACAGCAAGCCGGTGCAGCCGCATGAGGCGCTCAGCGTGAAGAAGAGTGTCGAGGCTGCCGCCGTGTTTGCGGACATGAAACTCAGCCAGACGACGGACATCAAAAGCCTGTGCCCGCCGCTGATGCCGTCTGGTCATGGCCAGAAGCAGAGCATGCGTCAGAGCAACGCCAGCTGCCATTCGAATGGCTCCTCACGCCGTTCACTCTACCGCACACGTGAATCGATCAGCACTGATCGCCTAGGCCATGGccatggcaatggcaatgtgAATGCCATGATGATGCCTGCACTGCATTTGAGCTCGAGTGGTGCATCGCACAAGTCGTGCAGTGCCGATGATCTGCTTATCAATATCAAGGCTCTGGAGAAGGCCGCCTCCATTCGCAGCAGTGTGAGCAGAAGCCGCATGGCCAGCTATCAATCGATGCGTGCCGTGAGCGCTTCTCTCGAGGATTCGCTGGGGTATTTGCCATAGAATTTCAATAGAATACTCAAATCCCATAGTGCTTAAGTCAACATACTTCTAAATAATATCTATTCAAGAATAAATACTCCTAATCTACTTTATTCTAACTTACTATATAAATCTTAGACATCACGGCTTATGTTTCTCAAGTCAATTGGGACAGACTTAATTAAACAGCTTCAATTGCCTTGCGAAACGTAAtcatcatttaaaaataatatttttattatattgtcGTACTTATAGCGAACTCGTGACATTAGTATTAAGGCTTGAAACTCTTCGATAAGCAAACAGACGAGGTGCAATACGAAAACcattataaacaaacaatatacGATCCTAGTTTCCAACGCAGTGCAATATTTACTAAGcttattaacaaataaaacgaTCTTATATactatgcaaaaatatactttttgaTTACTTTCTTCTGTGgtgtactatatatacacattaTAGAGGTGGGTTttactgaaaaaaaaactagcaAAAATCCCTCAAAAAGggaaaaagtttttaaaggTAAACAATTCTTTGAAATATTCATGGATCACTTTCAGATATGTAATTCCTAGACTCAATTGGGAttataatatgtacatatatgagcaataataataagtacaataaaaaaaataccatacaGATTAGGAAATCGAAGTATGGAAGTACTTCGATCATAAAATTCTGCATCTCATCTTTACACTAAAGGATAATTTTGagtaaaaagttaaaagaattcaattagtttcctaataataaaatcagaTATATCTAGTGCGATATAAGATCAAATGATCTATCTACGTACAAAGGATTGTGACGAAAGCAAAGTGGAATGacaacttgttgttgccgaatgattatacatattattattttgggcACGTCTAATCAAATTCTAATCACGATGAGGTCAGTGTCAggtcacaacaacaacaacagccacatcGAAAAAGCGAAACGTGTACAATTTGCAGCAGATGTTGGCGCTAGGCGTCGTATGCTTTAGCTGAAGCCCCCGCTGTCCCAGGTCAAAATAGACGGGAGAGTGATAAGATTACGCTTGAGTATGtgtgagtctgtgtgtgtgttgcccaGCTGTTGGAGAATGAGTCAAAATGGGAAGTGGATGCGAAACGAAAATTTATTCGAATTGGATCTGCTGCCGAGTGCTAAAGTGCCAAAGTGACATAGAGCCTGTGAAATGACCACCTCATCCGCCGATAGTGTTTTTGTGACCCGTTCCGAGGGTATCTCAGCCGAAGGAGTGAGGGATCAGTATGCCGATGGCAAGGCTGCCAAGGTCTGGGAGATCTTCATCGGAGACAAGAACTCGCGCACGGACAACTACAAGAATTTCCTGGTCGAGTTGCTGCGCCAAAAGGGCTGCAAGCGCATCCtggatgtggcatgtggcacgGGGTAAGCATTAAACACATGATCTCACACTTTGTCAGTGAAATCATGGACCATCCTTTGCAGAGTCGACTCCATAATGCTGCTGGAGGAAGGCTTTGAAGTGACCTCTGTGGATGCGTCAGACAAGATGTTGAAATATGCACTCAAGGAGCGCT includes the following:
- the LOC132786255 gene encoding uncharacterized protein LOC132786255 isoform X1; this encodes MVTSCKLDSQSVVAVPKMNSVRTRKPASSNSNSSGFRLLDGDQLENNSSVSRNSIYKLKIDLMFDDSRSMRSNRLDDPRGSHRTRSIIMYGRSELASTSGDNPRSLSSFLQESSESAKVLAEAAKNDVQRISNSVQAQIEQLFTDVAKDATNSFDVTCLGCLPLKDKVTSLQGLQEPLRQLYLDEMTKKKLKSGYLDICATGLRIKLSAKLNEEENDSSITPFHNIAVWSAVKFVISDSDGGAAFLPLITDPDNIDKTALFQPLSAIEQLAVEQSEHMHAPIFAVVMRSASAPKILECHGFICKSTEDAIVIAATLYQSLMAHVSTNSHRSTKRCTPRQQNGVSCISIASSSALTSSNYLSRSQVAPSLNGRRSSFRSSSAGTGSQMGMGSATPSRSTRKKRVSSSSLSSNSNVINEAAEIETSTEERKRKSHKTKRAPPVPAPNVLGGYSKGAASSSGRSNNIVCNNGHVNRLHHHGQKKPTTPTMPMAMPLPMPNGNANARKISDLVGAVGAVSAAGDGDILTRVAIPRSGSFLNTGGLTRYKSRAARRTNSGKLGGGGGGGGFGLVDWHRLNCASSSPLGFSELFNEFRLHENLHSLDDILYAIIDADGMSFNDLKPIYKEFLLKLAVTLTQDELFQRSKNIMRRQKKKKQKRKTSLNGSQKKTKSIFFGTKSLKKVFQLGQFRSCRGKLTKPTHAKDSSGTMESSGKRRLTPPIIIGPPTSQSHQQQQRNRAATSGSDVSVVRNEHALQGIHRNSSSGYVSCSECSYDSESCTCASADRCYCSLRTEHLNHKLRQKNERNMAMANARKPAGNAAATAAAAGAGNRHSLISCKSDEKCYCSMVEEEPNSTLEHDSANSHSDTTTWCDTDSCVSASKCYCKRTHRRQRVNAAPVSEDSLNQQHRSRASSRKPKPSEKLGLDYELFTIGGNSKPVQPHEALSVKKSVEAAAVFADMKLSQTTDIKSLCPPLMPSGHGQKQSMRQSNASCHSNGSSRRSLYRTRESISTDRLGHGHGNGNVNAMMMPALHLSSSGASHKSCSADDLLINIKALEKAASIRSSVSRSRMASYQSMRAVSASLEDSLGYLP
- the LOC132786255 gene encoding uncharacterized protein LOC132786255 isoform X2, which codes for MVTSCKLDSQSVVAVPKMNSVRTRKPASSNSNSSGFRLLDGDQLENNSSVSRNSIYKLKIDLMFDDSRSMRSNRLDDPRGSHRTRSIIMYGRSELASTSGDNPRSLSSFLQESSESAKVLAEAAKNDVQRISNSVQAQIEQLFTDVAKDATNSFDVTCLGCLPLKDKVTSLQGLQEPLRQLYLDEMTKKKLKSGYLDICATGLRIKLSAKLNEEENDSSITPFHNIAVWSAVKFVISDSDGGAAFLPLITDPDNIDKTALFQPLSAIEQLAVEQSEHMHAPIFAVVMRSASAPKILECHGFICKSTEDAIVIAATLYQSLMAHVSTNSHRSTKRCTPRQQNGVSCISIASSSALTSSNYLSRSQVAPSLNGRRSSFRSSSAGTGSQMGMGSATPSRSTRKKRVSSSSLSSNSNVINEAAEIETSTEERKRKSHKTKRAPPVPAPNVLGGYSKGAASSSGRSNNIVCNNGHVNRLHHHGQKKPTTPTMPMAMPLPMPNGNANARKISDLVGAVGAVSAAGDGDILTRVAIPRSGSFLNTGGLTRYKSRAARRTNSGKLGGGGGGGGSPLGFSELFNEFRLHENLHSLDDILYAIIDADGMSFNDLKPIYKEFLLKLAVTLTQDELFQRSKNIMRRQKKKKQKRKTSLNGSQKKTKSIFFGTKSLKKVFQLGQFRSCRGKLTKPTHAKDSSGTMESSGKRRLTPPIIIGPPTSQSHQQQQRNRAATSGSDVSVVRNEHALQGIHRNSSSGYVSCSECSYDSESCTCASADRCYCSLRTEHLNHKLRQKNERNMAMANARKPAGNAAATAAAAGAGNRHSLISCKSDEKCYCSMVEEEPNSTLEHDSANSHSDTTTWCDTDSCVSASKCYCKRTHRRQRVNAAPVSEDSLNQQHRSRASSRKPKPSEKLGLDYELFTIGGNSKPVQPHEALSVKKSVEAAAVFADMKLSQTTDIKSLCPPLMPSGHGQKQSMRQSNASCHSNGSSRRSLYRTRESISTDRLGHGHGNGNVNAMMMPALHLSSSGASHKSCSADDLLINIKALEKAASIRSSVSRSRMASYQSMRAVSASLEDSLGYLP
- the LOC132786255 gene encoding uncharacterized protein LOC132786255 isoform X3 translates to MHAPIFAVVMRSASAPKILECHGFICKSTEDAIVIAATLYQSLMAHVSTNSHRSTKRCTPRQQNGVSCISIASSSALTSSNYLSRSQVAPSLNGRRSSFRSSSAGTGSQMGMGSATPSRSTRKKRVSSSSLSSNSNVINEAAEIETSTEERKRKSHKTKRAPPVPAPNVLGGYSKGAASSSGRSNNIVCNNGHVNRLHHHGQKKPTTPTMPMAMPLPMPNGNANARKISDLVGAVGAVSAAGDGDILTRVAIPRSGSFLNTGGLTRYKSRAARRTNSGKLGGGGGGGGFGLVDWHRLNCASSSPLGFSELFNEFRLHENLHSLDDILYAIIDADGMSFNDLKPIYKEFLLKLAVTLTQDELFQRSKNIMRRQKKKKQKRKTSLNGSQKKTKSIFFGTKSLKKVFQLGQFRSCRGKLTKPTHAKDSSGTMESSGKRRLTPPIIIGPPTSQSHQQQQRNRAATSGSDVSVVRNEHALQGIHRNSSSGYVSCSECSYDSESCTCASADRCYCSLRTEHLNHKLRQKNERNMAMANARKPAGNAAATAAAAGAGNRHSLISCKSDEKCYCSMVEEEPNSTLEHDSANSHSDTTTWCDTDSCVSASKCYCKRTHRRQRVNAAPVSEDSLNQQHRSRASSRKPKPSEKLGLDYELFTIGGNSKPVQPHEALSVKKSVEAAAVFADMKLSQTTDIKSLCPPLMPSGHGQKQSMRQSNASCHSNGSSRRSLYRTRESISTDRLGHGHGNGNVNAMMMPALHLSSSGASHKSCSADDLLINIKALEKAASIRSSVSRSRMASYQSMRAVSASLEDSLGYLP